A genomic window from Lotus japonicus ecotype B-129 chromosome 1, LjGifu_v1.2 includes:
- the LOC130728612 gene encoding ninja-family protein AFP3-like, with product MAEVEDREEGRHISPPPTTAAQMSGFPRDLLKSFMAATNNHLQKQKMNLPGMKVEAEQRDAGEKEGAEEEELELSLGLSMNGRFGVDPNAAKKIKRTTSKPEFVNQARNEEMGYAVAPVSAYGGGGSSGSGYVGGGAGGGGHLIRTCSLPTETEEEWRKRKELQTLRRMEARRKRSEKQQRNSRRNHRGLSEEVAAGSDGGSNNLVEQGAGAGGLSRTVSLTTRVGGLGLNDKEKGNVLLLPPSPPSIGSSSHGTGSSGTSESESQHGQGPTPMDTTSPTGDNMLQNGELKSPATSGARVAENSGKIAAVTMRTQANGHPPLQNRNKDTVKNMLEDMPSVSTKGVGPNGKKIEGFLYRYSKGEEVKILCVCHGLFMTPAEFVKHAGGEDVANPLKHIVVSPSFL from the exons ATGGCAGAGGTTGAAGACAGAGAAGAGGGTCGTCACATTTCTCCTCCTCCAACAACAGCAGCCCAAATGAGTGGTTTCCCGAGAGATCTGTTGAAGAGTTTCATGGCGGCGACGAACAATCACCTCCAGAAGCAGAAAATGAATTTGCCGGGGATGAAGGTGGAGGCGGAGCAACGTGATGCAGGGGAGAAGGAAGGAGCAGAGGAGGAGGAGTTAGAGCTGAGTCTTGGCCTTTCGATGAATGGTCGATTTGGGGTGGACCCGAATGCGGCCAAGAAGATCAAGAGAACGACGTCGAAACCGGAGTTTGTGAACCAGGCGAGGAATGAGGAGATGGGGTATGCGGTGGCGCCGGTGTCGGCTTATGGCGGCGGTGGTAGCAGTGGAAGCGGATATGTCGGCGGTggtgctggtggtggtggtcatCTGATCAGGACGTGTTCCCTTCCGACGGAGACAGAGGAAgagtggaggaagaggaaggagtTGCAGACGCTGAGGAGAATGGAGGCGAGGAGGAAGCGCTCGGAAAAGCAGCAGAGGAATTCGAGGAGGAATCATCGTGGGTTGTCTGAAGAGGTTGCTGCTGGTTCGGATGGGGGGAGCAATAATCTGGTGGAGCAAGGTGCAGGGGCTGGGGGTTTGAGCAGAACGGTGTCGTTGACCACTCGTGTTGGTGGACTTGGTTTGAATGACAAGGAGAAGGGGAATGTGTTGCTTCTACCTCCATCGCCGCCTTCGATTGGTTCTTCTTCTCATGGAACAGGGTCTTCAGGGACATCAGAATCTGAGTCTCAACATGGTCAAG GACCAACCCCAATGGACACTACAAGCCCAACTGGTGACAACATGTTGCAAAATGGTGAACTGAAATCACCAGCCACCTCAGGAGCCAGAGTTGCTGAAAACTCGGGCAAGATCGCTGCGGTGACAATGAGAACTCAGGCTAACGGACATCCACCTCTTCAAAACAGAAACAAAGACACTGTGAAGAACATGTTGGAGGACATGCCCAGTGTATCCACCAAAGGAGTAGGCCCTAACGGGAAGAAAATAGAAGGGTTTCTCTACCGGTACTCCAAAGGCGAGGAAGTGAAGATCTTGTGCGTCTGCCATGGCCTTTTCATGACCCCAGCCGAGTTTGTTAAACATGCCGGTGGCGAGGATGTAGCCAACCCCTTGAAGCACATTGTTGTTAGTCCAAGCTTTTTGTAA